In Picosynechococcus sp. PCC 7002, the following are encoded in one genomic region:
- a CDS encoding helicase C-terminal domain-containing protein: MMEAQVHQILVAIAREQDISPWPHHLTLARLVARGLRLGRSALIQTRTGIEDYALSYLTPALLTSEPVTIVVPQLLLAWLQAEEIPRLQRLLATERPIVTLESGSQPHPSAITLLTPPQWFGRMTGDRPPTPVTTILNPVDELWQWAQDFYRCQLQLADWEMLKQQNPGQQDFIQSQYDQLKAQLLRRSPNPYHCYPLDPDNQRRLATCFQLPHLPAAWRTFAATWQHRHQSPLCWAHLHQRDGRFSLQVAPQTLNQSLAPLWQRQPTLLIGSFLEPQREAPSFCTQIGLNPDQLTCVDFAPPRQQDQVRVYLPEQRLPLPNTPEFQGELLHQLRHLIRRHPHQKRPIVLLINDVPLQAQMGAALAAEFGSRVKVETANPQADSILICGWAFWRRLTDPLFYGQSVGFPLPQLMAIATLPLPSLENPLVAARVAQYKQKRQDWFRLYLLPTALQEMQRATYPLHQEQSVIAILDNRINHRAYGQQILDALQPCSVCNYLEPNWLRN, translated from the coding sequence ATGATGGAAGCACAGGTACACCAAATCCTGGTGGCGATCGCCCGTGAGCAAGATATTAGCCCCTGGCCCCACCATTTAACCCTGGCCCGGTTGGTGGCGCGGGGATTACGTTTAGGTCGCTCTGCTCTGATTCAAACCAGAACCGGCATCGAAGACTATGCCCTCAGCTATCTGACCCCTGCCCTCTTAACCTCAGAGCCTGTCACCATCGTCGTCCCCCAGCTATTGTTGGCTTGGCTCCAAGCGGAGGAAATCCCGCGACTGCAACGCTTACTGGCAACCGAGCGCCCCATTGTCACCCTTGAATCTGGAAGTCAACCCCACCCCAGCGCCATTACGCTTTTAACCCCTCCCCAATGGTTCGGAAGAATGACTGGCGATCGCCCCCCGACCCCTGTAACCACAATTCTTAATCCTGTCGATGAGCTATGGCAGTGGGCCCAAGATTTTTACCGTTGCCAACTACAACTTGCCGATTGGGAAATGCTCAAGCAACAAAACCCCGGCCAGCAGGATTTTATTCAGAGCCAGTACGACCAACTAAAAGCGCAACTACTGCGGCGATCGCCGAATCCCTACCATTGCTATCCCCTCGACCCAGACAATCAACGCCGTTTGGCCACCTGTTTTCAACTCCCCCACCTCCCCGCAGCTTGGCGTACCTTTGCGGCTACCTGGCAACACCGTCACCAGTCACCTCTCTGCTGGGCGCACCTCCACCAACGGGACGGCCGATTTTCTCTCCAAGTAGCTCCCCAGACCCTTAACCAAAGCCTTGCACCCCTCTGGCAACGGCAGCCGACTTTATTGATTGGAAGCTTTCTCGAACCCCAACGAGAAGCCCCCAGCTTTTGTACACAAATTGGCCTCAACCCAGACCAGCTTACTTGCGTAGACTTTGCGCCCCCCCGTCAACAGGATCAAGTGCGCGTTTATCTGCCAGAACAGCGCCTTCCCTTACCCAATACCCCAGAATTCCAAGGGGAACTATTGCACCAACTGCGTCATCTAATTCGCCGCCACCCCCACCAGAAGCGTCCCATTGTTTTATTGATTAACGACGTGCCCCTCCAGGCACAGATGGGGGCGGCCCTTGCTGCTGAGTTTGGGTCGCGGGTCAAGGTAGAAACAGCAAATCCCCAGGCCGATAGCATTTTGATCTGTGGTTGGGCTTTTTGGCGACGGCTTACGGATCCCTTGTTCTATGGTCAATCCGTGGGCTTCCCGTTACCTCAACTAATGGCGATCGCCACCCTCCCTCTCCCGTCCCTAGAAAATCCCCTGGTGGCAGCCCGCGTCGCCCAATACAAACAAAAACGCCAAGATTGGTTTCGCCTGTACCTACTCCCCACAGCTCTCCAGGAAATGCAACGGGCTACCTATCCCCTCCACCAAGAGCAAAGTGTGATCGCCATTCTCGACAACCGCATCAACCACCGCGCCTACGGTCAACAAATCCTTGATGCCCTCCAGCCCTGTTCTGTGTGTAATTATCTTGAACCCAACTGGCTAAGAAATTAA
- the mnmH gene encoding tRNA 2-selenouridine(34) synthase MnmH yields MAPPIHSTTNPWDQNFQPYTDIIDVRSPAEFAEDHIPGAVNFPVLSNEERALVGTIYTQRSPFEARKIGAALVSKNIGHHLETHFLERPKEFHPLIYCWRGGQRSHSFATVLSQIGWQTTLLTGGYKTYRQYVRQALSHLGTTLSLRVLCGYTGSAKTKLLQALQAAQFQVLDLEALAAHRGSLLGQMWQETPQQQPAQKWFESQLVAQLQAFDPRRPIWVESESKTIGKIHVPKPLWENMRRSPVVEVVLPMAERVKLLIAEYPHLIEHPATLKQLLSQLVPKYGKGKIQAWYNLIDAQQWPEFVEAILEAHYDPTYRRSLPRHFRQPQQTIHLNGLNAADIQSFIKTLGSR; encoded by the coding sequence ATGGCTCCTCCGATTCACAGCACGACAAATCCTTGGGATCAGAATTTTCAACCCTACACAGACATTATCGATGTGCGATCGCCAGCGGAATTTGCCGAGGATCATATTCCCGGTGCCGTCAACTTTCCGGTACTCAGCAACGAAGAGCGGGCCTTGGTGGGCACCATCTACACCCAGCGATCGCCCTTTGAAGCCCGTAAAATTGGGGCCGCCCTCGTATCTAAAAATATTGGCCATCATTTAGAAACGCATTTTTTAGAAAGACCCAAGGAATTCCACCCCCTTATTTACTGTTGGCGGGGCGGCCAGCGTTCCCACAGTTTCGCGACGGTACTCAGCCAAATCGGTTGGCAGACAACTCTCTTGACCGGGGGCTACAAAACCTATCGCCAGTATGTGCGCCAAGCCCTCTCCCATCTCGGAACGACCCTGTCTTTGCGGGTACTCTGCGGCTATACAGGCAGCGCCAAAACCAAATTACTCCAAGCATTGCAGGCAGCACAGTTTCAGGTTTTAGATTTAGAAGCCCTCGCCGCCCACCGGGGATCTCTGTTAGGACAAATGTGGCAAGAAACGCCCCAGCAACAGCCTGCGCAAAAGTGGTTTGAGTCGCAACTGGTGGCCCAGCTCCAAGCCTTTGATCCCAGGCGACCGATTTGGGTGGAGTCAGAAAGTAAGACCATTGGCAAAATCCATGTGCCGAAACCCCTCTGGGAAAATATGCGGCGATCGCCTGTGGTGGAAGTGGTTTTACCGATGGCCGAACGGGTCAAGCTACTCATCGCGGAATATCCCCACCTCATCGAACATCCAGCGACCCTGAAACAATTGCTCAGTCAGCTCGTACCCAAATATGGCAAGGGCAAAATCCAAGCCTGGTACAACTTAATTGATGCTCAACAATGGCCAGAATTTGTTGAGGCGATCCTCGAAGCGCATTATGATCCCACCTATCGGCGATCGCTACCCCGCCATTTTCGCCAACCCCAACAAACCATTCACCTCAATGGGTTAAACGCCGCTGACATTCAAAGCTTTATCAAGACTCTTGGCTCAAGGTAA
- a CDS encoding indolepyruvate ferredoxin oxidoreductase subunit alpha, whose translation MPHSIVTDVCEGIADCVEACPVACIHDGPGKNAKGTDWYWIDFDVCIDCGICIQVCPVEGAIIPEENATLQRTP comes from the coding sequence TTGCCCCATTCCATTGTGACTGACGTTTGCGAAGGCATCGCGGATTGTGTCGAAGCTTGCCCTGTGGCTTGTATCCATGATGGCCCCGGTAAAAATGCCAAAGGTACCGATTGGTACTGGATTGATTTTGATGTATGCATCGATTGCGGCATTTGTATTCAGGTTTGTCCCGTCGAAGGGGCGATTATCCCAGAAGAAAATGCCACGTTACAGCGTACTCCCTAA
- a CDS encoding phasin family protein, with protein MAGFSDLVQKAFYLGVGAASLAAEKAGATIHDLREQAQVIADEMVQKGEMNAEEAKKFVNEMVKQAQQRVPQSPETTTSSNSETKEPRRIEILDDDEPENTDAMDEAERLRREVESLQAELNNLKR; from the coding sequence ATGGCAGGCTTCAGTGATTTAGTACAAAAAGCTTTTTACCTTGGGGTCGGGGCCGCTTCCCTCGCTGCCGAAAAAGCAGGGGCAACGATCCATGATCTGCGCGAACAGGCCCAGGTCATCGCCGATGAAATGGTACAAAAAGGGGAGATGAACGCCGAAGAGGCCAAAAAATTTGTCAATGAAATGGTCAAGCAGGCCCAACAGCGGGTGCCTCAAAGCCCAGAAACGACAACAAGCTCCAACAGCGAGACCAAAGAGCCGCGCCGCATTGAAATCCTTGACGATGACGAACCTGAAAACACCGACGCCATGGACGAAGCGGAACGGCTCCGGCGGGAAGTAGAATCTCTCCAAGCAGAGCTGAATAATTTGAAACGATAA
- a CDS encoding DUF2301 domain-containing membrane protein, whose product MSDASLSPQTPEVYTGYYGEFTITAADRQEVFLYRLGLAIAAGTFSLGTVFALTFGDQGWAQEVISRLFIGFCGGLGLSLAKIHIYLIPLHRLLQGFWLVGCGAAIAFGLIFPEPLFVTVLDQPQTLWGIGFLFAALTGIFFKEGFCFRRLETMLLTPLVPFLLLGHLTQLLPLEVAQIGFSLWSVLFIIFAARKFTQKPADDIGDKSVFDHLKQTQ is encoded by the coding sequence ATGTCTGATGCTTCTTTATCACCCCAAACCCCGGAAGTTTACACAGGTTACTATGGCGAATTTACGATCACCGCTGCCGATCGCCAGGAAGTTTTTCTTTATCGTCTGGGGTTGGCGATCGCCGCTGGGACATTCAGCCTCGGCACTGTTTTCGCCCTTACTTTTGGGGATCAGGGTTGGGCGCAAGAAGTGATTTCTAGGCTATTTATCGGTTTTTGTGGTGGTCTGGGTCTCAGTTTAGCCAAGATTCATATTTATCTGATTCCCCTACACCGACTGCTCCAGGGCTTTTGGCTCGTGGGCTGTGGGGCGGCGATCGCCTTTGGTCTAATTTTTCCCGAACCGCTATTTGTCACCGTTTTAGATCAACCCCAAACCCTGTGGGGCATTGGTTTTCTTTTTGCGGCCTTAACGGGAATTTTCTTTAAGGAAGGCTTTTGTTTTCGGCGTTTGGAAACAATGCTTCTGACGCCTTTGGTGCCATTCCTGTTACTCGGTCATCTAACCCAGCTTTTACCTCTAGAAGTTGCCCAAATTGGGTTCAGTCTGTGGAGCGTTTTATTCATCATTTTTGCGGCTCGGAAATTTACACAAAAGCCCGCCGATGATATTGGTGATAAAAGTGTATTTGACCATCTCAAACAAACCCAATAA
- a CDS encoding L-threonylcarbamoyladenylate synthase translates to MPLVTAAALVDRANNGQVVSFPTDTVPALAAQPDAAPLIYQLKRRSPDKPLILMTASLPEIWDYVVGSETEKAQWQAIAQQYWPGALTLVLPASEKVSAAMNPTNSGTIGVRVPDLALAQGILRETGPLATTSANRSGSDPLEWMAAIAKEFPEIPVLDCTTQERTSKIGSGQPSTVAQWTGSGWRILRQGAVSLNL, encoded by the coding sequence ATGCCCCTCGTTACTGCTGCTGCCCTGGTTGACCGGGCAAATAATGGCCAAGTGGTGAGCTTCCCCACGGATACCGTGCCTGCCCTCGCGGCACAACCCGACGCCGCCCCCCTGATCTATCAATTGAAACGGCGATCGCCCGATAAACCGCTGATCCTGATGACGGCTTCCCTACCGGAGATTTGGGACTATGTGGTGGGTAGTGAGACAGAAAAAGCACAATGGCAGGCGATCGCCCAACAATATTGGCCAGGGGCATTGACCCTTGTCCTACCCGCTTCTGAAAAGGTTTCAGCGGCAATGAATCCGACTAATTCCGGTACCATTGGCGTGCGTGTCCCCGATTTGGCCTTGGCCCAAGGGATTTTGCGAGAAACAGGCCCCCTCGCCACCACCAGCGCCAACCGTTCCGGTAGCGACCCCCTCGAATGGATGGCGGCGATCGCCAAAGAATTTCCCGAAATCCCAGTGCTTGATTGCACAACCCAGGAACGAACAAGCAAAATTGGCAGTGGACAGCCCTCGACGGTGGCCCAGTGGACAGGCTCCGGCTGGCGCATTCTCCGTCAAGGGGCAGTGAGCCTTAATTTGTAA
- a CDS encoding thioredoxin family protein, giving the protein MTDTNSGQNKLKGLVIGLVAIALAVSLALGIKFQPPAATLEAQAAEAVPLAVALDNGRPTLMEFYADWCTSCQAMAPDLRQIKQTYGDRLNFVMLNVDNGKWLPEVLKYRVDGIPHFVFLDEAGQAIAETIGEQPRSILEADLNALLAHNDLPYTYDQGQVSKLDRPNQQPRQSDPRSHGAQVKS; this is encoded by the coding sequence ATGACTGACACAAATTCTGGACAAAATAAACTCAAAGGTCTCGTAATTGGTTTGGTGGCGATCGCCCTGGCGGTATCCCTCGCCCTGGGGATCAAATTCCAGCCCCCTGCCGCTACCCTCGAAGCCCAAGCGGCCGAAGCCGTACCCCTCGCCGTTGCCCTCGACAATGGTCGCCCGACTTTGATGGAATTTTATGCGGATTGGTGTACCAGTTGTCAGGCCATGGCCCCGGATCTCCGGCAAATCAAACAAACCTACGGCGATCGCCTTAATTTTGTGATGCTCAATGTGGATAACGGCAAATGGCTCCCGGAAGTGCTGAAATATCGCGTTGATGGGATTCCCCACTTTGTTTTCTTAGATGAAGCCGGCCAGGCGATCGCCGAAACCATTGGCGAACAACCCCGCAGCATCCTTGAAGCCGACCTCAATGCCCTCCTCGCCCACAACGACTTACCCTACACCTACGACCAAGGCCAAGTTTCTAAACTCGATCGCCCCAATCAACAACCCCGCCAGAGTGATCCCCGTAGCCACGGCGCCCAGGTCAAATCCTAG
- the rimM gene encoding ribosome maturation factor RimM (Essential for efficient processing of 16S rRNA), translating into MAEQDWIIIGQVVAAQGLKGEVRINPSTDFPERFEVPGQRWLQLPNQDPQSVELERGRQIPGKNLFVVKFEHIQDRTQAENIRGAKVLVRAGDRPELEADEYHVSDLIGLEVFDYNTQAKLGIVSDLYTAAQDVLEVTDANQKKHLVPFVKAIVPVVDLVENRLEVDAPPGLFEI; encoded by the coding sequence ATGGCAGAACAGGATTGGATCATCATTGGCCAGGTGGTGGCCGCCCAGGGTCTTAAAGGAGAAGTGCGAATTAATCCCAGCACCGATTTTCCTGAACGCTTCGAAGTACCCGGTCAACGGTGGTTACAACTGCCCAACCAAGATCCCCAGTCAGTAGAACTCGAACGGGGTCGTCAAATCCCTGGCAAAAATTTATTTGTGGTGAAATTTGAACATATCCAAGACCGTACCCAAGCAGAAAATATCCGGGGTGCCAAAGTTCTGGTGCGGGCTGGCGATCGCCCCGAACTCGAAGCCGACGAATACCATGTCAGTGACTTGATTGGCCTTGAGGTATTTGATTACAACACCCAAGCAAAGCTGGGGATTGTCAGCGATCTCTACACGGCGGCCCAGGACGTCCTCGAAGTCACCGATGCCAACCAGAAAAAGCACCTTGTCCCCTTCGTGAAAGCCATTGTCCCCGTCGTTGATCTAGTGGAAAATCGCCTGGAAGTGGATGCCCCTCCCGGACTTTTCGAGATTTAA
- the serA gene encoding phosphoglycerate dehydrogenase — protein sequence MAKVLVSDSIDQAGIDILSQVAQVDVKVGLPLEELISIIPEYDALMIRSGTKVTKEVIEAGKNLKIIGRAGVGVDNVDIPAATRQGIIVVNSPEGNTIAAAEHALAMMLSLSRHIPDANQSVKAKEWNRKKFIGAEVYKKTLGVVGLGKIGAHVASVGKALGMKLLAYDPFISEERAGQLGCRLVDLDYLFREADYITLHVPKTPETTHLIGEESIAKMKPTTRIVNCARGGVVDEAAVAKAIQEGRLGGAALDVFEEEPLGESELRALDNVVLTPHLGASTAEAQVNVAVDVAEQIRDVILGLPARSAVNIPGLNANVMEKLRPYLQLAETLGNMVGQLAGGRIEKLNVTLQGDLAEKEAKPLVVAALKGLLSPALRERVNYVNAEIEAKERGIRIIETRDESVRDYTGAIHLEATGADGEHSVNGALLSDGDIRITSINGFPINVPPTGYMLFTLHRDVPGIIGKIGSLLGSFNVNIASMQVGRKIVRGDAVMVLSLDDPLPEGVLSEITKVTGIRDAYTVKL from the coding sequence ATGGCTAAAGTTCTTGTTTCCGACTCTATCGACCAAGCCGGAATCGATATCCTCTCCCAGGTCGCCCAAGTAGACGTTAAAGTCGGATTACCCCTCGAAGAACTCATCAGCATTATTCCCGAATACGATGCCCTGATGATTCGCTCCGGGACCAAAGTCACCAAAGAAGTGATCGAAGCCGGTAAAAACCTCAAAATCATTGGCCGTGCCGGAGTCGGTGTTGATAATGTCGATATTCCCGCCGCCACCCGCCAAGGGATCATCGTCGTCAACTCCCCCGAAGGAAACACCATTGCTGCCGCCGAACATGCCCTCGCGATGATGTTGTCCCTCTCTCGCCACATCCCCGATGCCAACCAGTCCGTCAAAGCCAAAGAATGGAACCGGAAAAAATTCATCGGCGCAGAAGTGTATAAAAAGACCCTCGGCGTTGTCGGTCTCGGCAAAATTGGTGCCCACGTAGCTAGCGTCGGTAAAGCCCTAGGCATGAAGCTCCTCGCCTATGATCCGTTTATCTCCGAAGAACGGGCCGGACAATTGGGTTGTCGCCTCGTCGATCTCGATTACCTGTTCCGGGAAGCCGACTACATTACCCTCCACGTCCCCAAAACCCCCGAAACTACCCATTTAATTGGCGAAGAGTCCATCGCCAAAATGAAGCCCACCACCCGCATTGTGAACTGTGCTCGTGGTGGCGTTGTTGATGAAGCCGCCGTTGCTAAAGCGATCCAAGAAGGTCGCCTTGGTGGGGCCGCTTTGGATGTTTTTGAAGAAGAGCCCCTGGGTGAATCTGAACTCCGGGCCTTGGATAACGTCGTCCTTACCCCCCACTTGGGTGCTTCTACCGCTGAAGCCCAGGTAAATGTTGCCGTTGATGTTGCCGAGCAAATTCGGGATGTCATTTTAGGGTTGCCAGCACGCTCTGCGGTGAATATTCCTGGCCTTAATGCCAACGTCATGGAAAAACTGCGTCCCTATCTCCAATTGGCGGAGACCCTAGGGAACATGGTCGGTCAGTTAGCCGGAGGCCGCATCGAAAAATTAAATGTGACCCTCCAAGGGGATTTGGCCGAAAAAGAAGCCAAGCCTTTGGTTGTAGCTGCGCTCAAAGGTCTCCTTTCTCCGGCATTGCGGGAACGGGTCAACTATGTGAACGCAGAAATCGAAGCGAAGGAACGGGGGATCCGGATCATTGAGACCCGTGATGAATCGGTGCGTGATTACACCGGAGCCATTCACCTAGAAGCCACTGGCGCTGATGGAGAACACTCCGTCAATGGGGCGCTGTTAAGTGACGGGGATATTCGCATTACTAGTATCAATGGTTTTCCGATTAATGTGCCGCCAACGGGCTACATGCTCTTTACTCTCCACCGGGATGTTCCGGGGATTATCGGCAAGATCGGCTCTCTGCTGGGCAGCTTTAATGTGAATATCGCCAGTATGCAGGTGGGCCGCAAAATTGTCCGGGGTGACGCCGTAATGGTTCTGAGCCTAGATGATCCGCTGCCGGAAGGTGTCTTGAGTGAGATTACCAAGGTAACCGGAATCCGGGATGCCTACACGGTTAAGCTGTAA
- the prmA gene encoding 50S ribosomal protein L11 methyltransferase codes for MTTTWWELQILCDPSLEETIFWRLDDFGCRGMAGEQKGQSYLIRAYSPQAEFDHLDLAALALLLKQDAVLAHLPKPVVKWHLIDEEDWSSSWKSHWQPEEIGDRLLIYPAWLEVPTHSERLLLRLDPGSAFGTGAHQTTQLCLEALEMRLGQQPETQVIADIGCGSGILSIGSLLLGAKQTFGVDTDILAVTASNSNRALNNIEPERMVVAQGSIDTLPKMYPEPFDGIVCNILAEIIIELIPKMSAIAKPDTWGILSGILIEQIQPIADTLEQNGWAIAALWKKDEWCCFNIRRN; via the coding sequence ATGACAACAACTTGGTGGGAATTACAGATCCTCTGCGACCCCAGTTTAGAAGAAACGATTTTCTGGCGCTTAGATGATTTTGGCTGTCGGGGAATGGCAGGGGAGCAAAAAGGACAATCCTACCTGATCCGTGCCTATAGCCCCCAGGCGGAGTTTGACCATTTAGATCTCGCAGCCTTAGCACTGCTACTGAAACAGGATGCGGTACTTGCCCATTTACCCAAACCAGTGGTTAAGTGGCATCTCATCGATGAAGAAGATTGGTCAAGTAGCTGGAAAAGCCATTGGCAACCTGAGGAAATTGGCGATCGCCTGTTGATTTACCCAGCCTGGTTAGAAGTGCCCACCCATTCAGAACGCCTCTTATTGCGCCTCGATCCGGGTTCTGCCTTTGGGACTGGCGCTCACCAGACCACCCAACTGTGCCTCGAAGCCCTAGAAATGCGTTTAGGGCAGCAACCAGAAACCCAGGTAATCGCGGATATTGGCTGTGGTTCGGGGATTCTTTCCATCGGGTCTCTCCTTTTGGGGGCGAAGCAAACCTTTGGGGTGGATACGGATATTTTGGCGGTGACTGCCTCCAACAGTAATCGGGCGCTCAATAACATCGAACCAGAGCGCATGGTCGTCGCCCAGGGCAGCATCGATACCCTTCCCAAAATGTACCCGGAGCCCTTTGACGGGATTGTTTGTAATATCTTGGCGGAAATTATTATTGAGCTGATCCCCAAGATGTCGGCGATCGCCAAACCGGACACCTGGGGAATCCTCAGCGGCATTCTGATCGAACAGATTCAACCCATCGCCGATACCCTCGAGCAAAATGGCTGGGCGATCGCCGCCCTCTGGAAGAAAGACGAATGGTGTTGCTTCAATATCCGCCGAAACTAA
- a CDS encoding FAD-dependent oxidoreductase, translating to MSDNTSLPPISRRSALKLLGVGAAGSMVGYTRFAKPHPTIHQQESLDLPHYHSQGKKVVVIGGGLAGLAAAYELSQRGFQVTLLEKSPQLGGKVASWKINVGEDEFMMEHGFHGFFPQYYNLKSLVSELSINDNFQSLDFYSLVFKDPDRYRPEVFRPSNTAFPWNIVDLAISSPNRLRWGINLTKIKHLEVFHAITGFKIPRTYDTYDTITVADWVRGEFPQGLYDLYFLPFAKSSLNAPDTLSTGELLQFFHFYFFGNPEGLAFNGTVDDMGTSLVQPIADAIRAKGGQILTDVSVSEIQCQDNKIQAIAYQQGDEQTDVPFWTKQNELITDDSLEYYGAGDAMYAVNPATEEGLSLTCTHQGCTVGRQPDGSFLCPCHGARYDANGKRLSGPAQRDLAPFKVQAREADQVQLVAENPSDELQRGTLAADYVVLATDVPGTRHLFTRLVGDRDPEAERKVDQLVVSDPFAVGRFWLDRDFPWEHSKFASLSGYALTDSITLYHQIQTQFKDWAARTGGSVVELHAYCYKEKEFPTQEALLATFEQELYEIVPELKGATVLHRQLVNQKNFSGYPPNSYGDRPTTESEISNLMYAGDWVKMPFPCGLMERAISSGLLAANSVLQREGIQRRPILSVNPEGVFKI from the coding sequence ATGAGTGACAACACTTCCCTTCCCCCCATTTCCCGCCGTAGCGCCCTCAAACTCCTTGGGGTGGGAGCCGCCGGATCGATGGTCGGGTACACCCGCTTCGCCAAACCCCACCCGACGATCCACCAGCAAGAATCCTTGGATTTACCCCACTATCACAGCCAGGGAAAAAAAGTCGTTGTCATTGGGGGCGGTTTAGCAGGGCTGGCCGCTGCCTACGAATTAAGCCAACGGGGTTTTCAGGTCACGCTGTTAGAAAAATCCCCCCAACTCGGTGGCAAGGTCGCCAGTTGGAAAATTAATGTCGGTGAAGATGAGTTCATGATGGAACATGGCTTCCACGGCTTTTTTCCCCAGTATTACAACCTCAAGAGCTTGGTTAGTGAACTGAGCATCAACGACAATTTTCAATCCTTAGATTTTTATTCCCTCGTTTTCAAAGATCCAGACCGCTATCGCCCAGAGGTATTTCGTCCTAGTAATACCGCATTTCCTTGGAATATCGTGGATCTCGCCATTTCTTCGCCGAACCGACTCCGTTGGGGCATTAATCTCACAAAAATTAAGCATTTAGAGGTTTTTCACGCGATTACGGGCTTTAAAATCCCCCGTACCTACGACACCTACGACACCATCACCGTGGCCGATTGGGTCCGGGGTGAATTTCCCCAGGGCCTTTATGACCTCTACTTTTTACCCTTCGCCAAATCTAGCCTCAATGCCCCTGATACCTTGAGCACAGGGGAATTGCTGCAATTTTTTCACTTCTACTTTTTCGGAAATCCAGAGGGCCTAGCGTTTAACGGCACCGTGGATGACATGGGCACGAGCCTCGTTCAACCCATTGCCGACGCCATCCGCGCGAAAGGGGGCCAAATTTTGACCGATGTGTCCGTCAGCGAAATTCAATGTCAGGACAACAAAATCCAGGCGATCGCCTACCAACAGGGAGACGAACAAACGGATGTACCTTTCTGGACGAAGCAGAATGAATTGATTACCGATGACAGTCTGGAATATTACGGCGCTGGGGATGCAATGTATGCGGTCAATCCGGCAACGGAGGAAGGCTTGTCCTTAACCTGCACCCACCAGGGTTGTACCGTTGGTCGGCAACCGGATGGATCTTTCCTCTGTCCCTGTCATGGCGCTCGCTATGATGCCAATGGTAAACGTCTGAGTGGCCCCGCCCAACGGGATTTAGCTCCCTTTAAAGTCCAAGCCCGTGAAGCTGATCAGGTACAGTTGGTGGCCGAAAATCCCAGTGATGAACTCCAGCGGGGCACCCTTGCCGCCGATTATGTAGTGCTGGCAACGGACGTGCCCGGAACTCGCCATTTGTTTACCCGCTTAGTGGGAGACCGGGATCCAGAGGCAGAACGTAAAGTTGATCAGCTCGTGGTGTCTGATCCCTTTGCGGTGGGACGGTTCTGGTTGGATCGAGATTTCCCCTGGGAGCATAGTAAGTTTGCATCGTTATCGGGCTATGCCTTGACCGATAGCATTACCCTATATCACCAAATCCAGACCCAGTTTAAGGATTGGGCCGCCCGCACCGGGGGTAGTGTGGTGGAGCTCCATGCTTACTGTTATAAGGAAAAAGAGTTTCCTACCCAAGAGGCACTGTTGGCCACCTTTGAGCAGGAACTATACGAAATTGTGCCGGAACTAAAGGGGGCGACGGTGCTCCATCGGCAACTGGTAAACCAAAAGAATTTCTCTGGCTATCCCCCCAATAGCTATGGCGATCGCCCCACCACCGAAAGCGAAATTAGCAACCTCATGTATGCGGGGGATTGGGTAAAAATGCCGTTCCCCTGTGGCTTGATGGAACGGGCAATCAGTAGCGGTTTGCTCGCTGCCAATAGCGTTCTCCAACGGGAAGGGATACAGCGGCGGCCGATTCTCTCGGTGAATCCGGAGGGGGTTTTTAAAATCTAA
- a CDS encoding DUF3593 domain-containing protein: protein MFSKETFFALSLFPYLGFLWFLTKSGKTPKLALIGFYVLLVFVAISIPAGIYAQVQYGEELANVDWLHGGAESFLTLSNVLVVLGFVGAIAKLKQTKSE from the coding sequence ATGTTCTCCAAAGAAACTTTTTTTGCCCTGTCTCTGTTTCCCTACCTCGGTTTTTTATGGTTCCTGACCAAATCCGGGAAAACGCCAAAACTGGCCCTGATCGGCTTTTACGTCCTCCTCGTTTTTGTGGCGATCTCCATTCCCGCCGGCATTTACGCCCAGGTGCAATACGGCGAAGAGCTGGCCAATGTGGACTGGCTCCATGGCGGCGCTGAATCTTTTTTGACCCTCTCCAATGTGTTGGTGGTCTTGGGTTTCGTCGGGGCGATCGCCAAACTCAAACAGACCAAATCTGAATAA